One genomic region from Nymphaea colorata isolate Beijing-Zhang1983 chromosome 10, ASM883128v2, whole genome shotgun sequence encodes:
- the LOC116262853 gene encoding ribulose bisphosphate carboxylase small subunit, chloroplastic 3-like produces MAAAGIPAPTNTASPYIGLKAAPQNLLPLKDSLHWSRKTVSNGARAHCMKTWNPINNKKFETFSYLPPLSDESIAKEIEFILAKGWVPCLEFDEVGHVHRTNSRRPGYYDGRYWTLWKLPMFGCTESSQVLDEIRQCKEMFPGAYIRCIAFDSEHQGQCMSFLIHKPQNA; encoded by the exons ATGGCCGCCGCCGGAATCCCTGCACCCACCAACACCGCCTCCCCTTACATCGGCCTGAAAGCCGCTCCTCAAAACCTCCTCCCCCTCAAAGACTCCCTTCATTGGAGCCGGAAAACCGTCTCCAATGGTGCAAGAGCCCACTGCATGAAG ACATGGAACCCGATCAACAACAAGAAGTTTGAGACCTTCTCCTACCTCCCCCCTCTGTCTGACGAATCCATCGCTAAGGAGATCGAGTTCATTCTCGCAAAGGGATGGGTACCGTGTTTGGAGTTCGACGAG GTTGGGCATGTTCATAGGACCAACAGCAGGCGCCCCGGCTACTACGATGGTAGGTACTGGACTCTGTGGAAGCTGCCCATGTTTGGTTGCACAGAGTCATCTCAGGTGTTGGATGAGATCCGGCAGTGCAAGGAGATGTTCCCCGGCGCCTACATCCGATGCATCGCCTTTGACAGTGAGCATCAGGGACAGTGCATGTCCTTCCTCATTCACAAACCCCAAAACGCATGA